The proteins below are encoded in one region of Neisseria macacae ATCC 33926:
- the atpG gene encoding F0F1 ATP synthase subunit gamma, whose product MAVGKEILTKIRSVQNTQKITKAMQMVSTSKMRKTQERMRLARPYAEKVRTVMSHLARTHEDHGIKLLAPHRETRRVGFILITSDKGLCGGLNANVLKKFLAQVQEYQEQGIEVDVVCLGSKGLAACQNIGLNVIASAINLGDTPRMELLLGPLTEIFQRYEKHELDKIHLVYSCFVNTMRQEPRLEVLLPIGENVIEDEESYSSFSWEYRYEPSPVAVLEYLVRRYLESVVYQALSDNMASEQAARMVAMKAATDNAGNAIKELRLVYNKSRQAAITTELSEIVAGAAAV is encoded by the coding sequence ATGGCAGTCGGAAAAGAGATTCTCACCAAAATCCGTAGTGTTCAAAATACTCAAAAGATCACTAAAGCGATGCAGATGGTGTCAACCTCTAAAATGCGGAAGACTCAGGAACGGATGCGCTTGGCGCGTCCGTATGCCGAAAAAGTACGGACAGTTATGAGTCATTTGGCGCGAACCCATGAAGATCACGGTATTAAATTATTGGCACCTCATCGTGAAACACGTCGGGTAGGTTTCATTTTAATCACCTCTGATAAAGGTCTTTGCGGTGGTTTGAACGCGAATGTTTTGAAGAAATTCTTAGCGCAAGTCCAAGAATACCAAGAACAAGGCATTGAAGTTGATGTCGTCTGTTTAGGTAGTAAAGGTTTGGCAGCTTGTCAAAACATCGGTTTGAACGTTATTGCCAGTGCGATTAATTTGGGTGATACCCCAAGAATGGAATTGCTGCTTGGTCCATTGACTGAAATCTTCCAACGTTACGAGAAGCATGAGTTAGATAAAATACATCTGGTGTATTCATGTTTTGTGAATACCATGCGTCAAGAACCACGATTGGAGGTTCTGCTGCCTATCGGCGAAAATGTGATAGAAGACGAGGAGAGTTATTCTTCATTCAGTTGGGAATACCGTTATGAGCCAAGTCCTGTCGCTGTGTTGGAATATCTGGTTCGCCGCTATTTAGAGTCTGTGGTTTACCAAGCATTGAGTGACAATATGGCATCTGAGCAAGCTGCGCGTATGGTGGCAATGAAAGCGGCCACCGACAATGCAGGCAATGCCATTAAAGAGTTG